The following coding sequences are from one Syntrophotaleaceae bacterium window:
- a CDS encoding beta-ketoacyl-[acyl-carrier-protein] synthase family protein, with the protein MSPQRPIAVTGAGCLCAAGPDLDACVASLFAGRRAPQPPRLFSTGHPVRYPVFEVPEEFFPVAVPADPELLRTARLAIAVSAEALSDAGWEAAGLKDLRVGVIIGTTVGSALNSEEFYRDFRQGGRPLMAPIRRFLRSNPAAAVARHFNLNGPVQTVVNACSSGTDAIGIAAQWLRDDLCDLVLAGGADELCRTTCNGFISLMITDSEPVRPFDRNRKGLNLGEGAGMLVLEKDDLARRRPGRIRARMVGYGGACDAHHLTAPHPGGDGLKRALREVLEACGAGPADIAFVNAHGTGTPDNDKVESRVLAEILPEVPFLSTKGFTGHTLGAAGGIEASLTVACLEKGRIPASIGFSEPDLELPVVPVGETTEISGRLALSQSLAFGGNNAVIVFGKGERS; encoded by the coding sequence GGACCCGATCTCGACGCCTGCGTGGCCAGTCTGTTCGCCGGCAGACGGGCACCGCAGCCGCCGCGGCTGTTCAGCACCGGTCATCCGGTCCGTTACCCGGTGTTCGAGGTGCCGGAGGAATTTTTCCCCGTCGCTGTGCCTGCTGATCCGGAATTGCTGCGTACCGCCCGGCTCGCCATAGCGGTCTCGGCCGAGGCCCTGTCCGATGCCGGTTGGGAGGCTGCCGGGCTCAAGGATCTGCGGGTCGGCGTGATCATTGGCACCACGGTCGGCAGTGCCCTGAACAGCGAGGAGTTCTATCGCGACTTCCGCCAGGGCGGCCGTCCGCTGATGGCGCCTATCCGGCGTTTTCTGCGCAGCAATCCGGCTGCGGCCGTGGCCCGCCACTTCAATCTGAACGGCCCGGTCCAGACCGTGGTCAACGCCTGTTCTTCGGGCACCGACGCGATAGGCATTGCCGCCCAGTGGCTGCGGGACGATCTCTGCGATCTGGTGCTGGCCGGCGGTGCGGACGAGTTGTGCCGCACCACCTGCAACGGCTTCATCTCGCTGATGATCACCGACAGCGAACCGGTGCGACCCTTCGACCGCAACCGAAAGGGCCTCAATCTCGGCGAGGGAGCGGGTATGCTGGTGCTGGAAAAGGACGATCTGGCCCGCCGCAGGCCGGGACGGATTCGCGCCCGGATGGTCGGCTATGGCGGCGCCTGCGATGCCCATCACCTGACCGCCCCCCATCCCGGGGGGGACGGTCTGAAGCGGGCGCTGCGGGAGGTCCTGGAGGCCTGTGGGGCCGGGCCGGCAGATATTGCTTTCGTCAATGCCCACGGTACCGGAACCCCCGACAACGACAAGGTGGAAAGCCGCGTTTTGGCTGAAATTCTGCCCGAGGTGCCGTTTCTTTCCACTAAGGGTTTCACCGGACATACCCTGGGTGCCGCCGGCGGCATCGAGGCCTCACTGACCGTGGCCTGCCTCGAAAAGGGCCGCATCCCGGCCAGTATCGGTTTCAGCGAACCGGATCTCGAACTGCCTGTCGTGCCGGTCGGGGAAACGACGGAAATATCCGGCCGACTCGCCTTGTCCCAGTCCCTGGCCTTTGGTGGCAACAATGCGGTGATCGTGTTCGGGAAGGGGGAGCGTTCATGA
- a CDS encoding beta-ketoacyl synthase N-terminal-like domain-containing protein: MNRMAIQGVGVVGGFGCGIADLEDRLEKGGAEPTELAVTAGGEEVSFLAFQADPSPLERFLNKRQTRRIDHFSKMALLGAHLALEDAGALDAPRDRMGVVIATGYGPTRTTFAFLDSVLEDGDAFASPTHFSNSVHNAAAAHVAIQLKATGPSLTVSQFGMSVASALLTARQWLAEGRVHSVLFGAVDEVCAVLGYCWDSFFPGSGGPIEPFVFDRQTAVPGEGAAFFLLTRDEQARYGHVSRLDQGRIRPQMFSGGTWLLNADGHRACSVSYRDILTGAACVAASTPCFGSLPVGQGFDLAVAALAVRNGRLPATSGAGQLPGDWRSAGGMVLEGLSCLKCDGDGNFGLIEVERNFRA; encoded by the coding sequence ATGAACCGGATGGCCATTCAGGGGGTGGGAGTGGTTGGCGGGTTCGGTTGTGGAATTGCCGATCTGGAGGACCGACTGGAAAAAGGTGGTGCGGAACCGACCGAGTTGGCGGTAACCGCCGGGGGCGAAGAGGTGAGCTTTTTAGCCTTTCAGGCCGACCCATCGCCCCTCGAACGCTTTCTCAATAAGCGCCAGACCCGGCGCATCGACCACTTTTCCAAAATGGCGCTGCTCGGTGCCCATCTGGCCCTCGAGGACGCCGGGGCCCTTGACGCCCCTCGGGACCGCATGGGCGTGGTGATTGCCACCGGGTACGGACCCACCCGCACCACCTTTGCGTTTCTCGATTCGGTGTTGGAAGACGGCGACGCCTTCGCTTCGCCCACCCATTTTTCCAACTCGGTTCACAACGCCGCCGCAGCTCACGTCGCCATCCAGCTCAAGGCGACCGGTCCGAGCCTGACGGTAAGCCAGTTCGGGATGTCGGTGGCCTCGGCCCTGCTGACCGCCCGCCAATGGCTGGCCGAGGGCCGGGTGCACAGCGTGCTTTTCGGCGCCGTGGATGAGGTCTGCGCCGTGCTCGGCTACTGCTGGGACTCGTTTTTTCCAGGCTCAGGGGGGCCGATCGAACCCTTCGTTTTCGATCGCCAGACCGCCGTGCCCGGTGAAGGCGCGGCCTTCTTCCTGCTGACCCGGGATGAGCAGGCGCGCTACGGCCATGTTTCTCGATTGGATCAGGGGCGTATCCGCCCGCAGATGTTTTCCGGCGGCACCTGGCTGCTCAACGCCGACGGCCATCGGGCCTGCAGCGTTTCCTACCGGGACATTCTCACCGGAGCGGCCTGCGTGGCCGCCAGCACCCCCTGCTTCGGCAGCCTGCCGGTGGGACAGGGTTTCGATCTGGCGGTGGCGGCCCTCGCAGTACGGAACGGCCGGTTGCCCGCGACCAGCGGTGCCGGCCAACTGCCCGGCGATTGGCGGTCGGCTGGGGGAATGGTGCTGGAAGGGCTGAGCTGTTTGAAATGCGATGGTGACGGCAATTTCGGTTTGATCGAAGTGGAAAGAAACTTCAGGGCTTGA
- a CDS encoding acyloxyacyl hydrolase: MREWPSLSGCLVMVAILSAILLPADSWGAEEYVSTRYGMGGNLGLVYDPGGDYDFVQVNGFALFDYDAIWPHRAPEALRFKVEANAGATLEHRVRAIVSANMLALYYFDFWRTATLRPYGEAGIGLIYTDFQVNGQGLRINFNPQLGIGAEFDCGSGMPWFAALRLHHVSNAGLHKDNRGINSLVFQVGFFFP, from the coding sequence GTGAGGGAATGGCCATCGCTTTCAGGTTGTCTTGTCATGGTCGCCATCCTGTCCGCAATTCTGCTGCCGGCAGATAGCTGGGGAGCGGAGGAATACGTTTCCACCCGCTACGGGATGGGAGGAAACCTCGGTTTGGTCTACGATCCGGGCGGCGACTACGATTTTGTCCAGGTCAATGGGTTCGCCCTGTTCGACTACGATGCCATCTGGCCCCATCGGGCGCCGGAGGCTTTACGCTTCAAAGTCGAGGCCAATGCCGGAGCAACCCTCGAGCACCGCGTGCGAGCCATCGTTTCGGCCAATATGCTTGCCCTCTACTATTTCGATTTCTGGCGTACGGCGACTTTACGGCCGTACGGTGAGGCGGGAATCGGCCTGATCTACACCGATTTCCAGGTCAACGGGCAGGGGCTTCGCATCAATTTCAACCCTCAACTGGGCATCGGTGCCGAGTTCGACTGCGGCAGCGGCATGCCCTGGTTTGCCGCCCTGCGTCTGCACCATGTGTCCAACGCCGGTCTGCATAAGGATAACCGGGGGATCAATTCACTGGTTTTCCAGGTCGGCTTCTTTTTTCCCTAG
- a CDS encoding BtrH N-terminal domain-containing protein — protein sequence MNIDFNHRQSAHCESGVTANLFFHHGIPLSEAMAFGIGSGLFFGYLPFVRVNGMPLVTFRSAPGSIFRRVAERLKVKVVRQRFRDPGKSMQALDRALEQQIPVGLQTGVFWLPYFPPALRFHFNAHNLVVCGREGNDYRISDPVIDEPVLCPREDLMQARFAQGALAPKGAMFYLKSVPSEIDLRPAVRAGIREVGRRMIKTPVPIIGVRGIRFLAGQLEKWPQKLGPKRAGHYLGHLIRMQEEIGTGGGGFRFIYAAFLQEAAELLDQPGLGELSRELTGIGDRWREFALFAARRCKGRGEEETSYPRLAKILRDCADREEKLFRALLAEV from the coding sequence GTGAACATCGATTTCAACCACCGCCAATCGGCCCACTGCGAGAGCGGTGTCACCGCCAACCTGTTTTTTCATCACGGTATACCCCTGTCGGAAGCGATGGCCTTCGGCATCGGATCGGGCCTTTTTTTCGGTTATCTTCCCTTCGTGAGGGTCAACGGAATGCCCCTGGTGACGTTTCGGTCGGCGCCGGGGTCTATTTTCAGGCGGGTGGCCGAACGTCTCAAGGTCAAGGTTGTCCGGCAGAGATTTCGTGATCCCGGCAAGTCGATGCAGGCTCTCGACAGGGCTCTTGAACAGCAGATACCGGTAGGTCTTCAGACCGGCGTTTTCTGGCTGCCCTATTTTCCGCCGGCTTTGCGCTTTCATTTCAATGCCCATAATCTCGTAGTCTGCGGCCGCGAGGGGAACGATTACCGCATCAGCGATCCGGTCATCGACGAACCTGTTCTCTGCCCCCGCGAGGATCTGATGCAGGCCCGTTTCGCCCAGGGCGCACTGGCGCCGAAGGGGGCCATGTTTTATCTCAAATCTGTACCGTCAGAGATCGATCTGCGGCCAGCGGTCAGAGCCGGCATACGGGAGGTTGGTCGCCGCATGATCAAGACGCCGGTGCCGATCATCGGGGTTCGCGGTATCCGCTTCCTCGCAGGACAGCTCGAAAAGTGGCCGCAGAAGCTCGGCCCTAAAAGGGCCGGACACTATCTCGGCCATCTCATCCGCATGCAGGAGGAGATTGGCACCGGGGGCGGCGGTTTTCGCTTCATCTATGCTGCCTTTCTGCAGGAGGCGGCCGAACTGCTGGACCAGCCGGGATTGGGCGAACTTTCCCGGGAACTGACCGGTATCGGGGACCGCTGGCGGGAGTTTGCCCTGTTCGCCGCCCGTCGCTGCAAGGGGCGCGGCGAGGAGGAAACCTCCTATCCCCGTCTCGCAAAAATTCTGCGGGACTGCGCCGATCGGGAGGAAAAGCTGTTTCGGGCGCTGTTGGCCGAGGTTTGA
- a CDS encoding ABC transporter ATP-binding protein — MNLAPIQSEPASGPEVVSAADLFFRYPGGAQAAVAGLSLSVPEGAVFGLLGPNGAGKTTTIAMLSNLLRPAAGSLRVCGVDLMREPHKVRRQIGLVPQEVALYPTLTVKENLRYFGRLFGMGGRDLNRRMDECLDMVGLRDHGDSRIETFSGGMKRRANLAAGIVHRPRLLFLDEPTVGIDPQSRSTILENLFLLQKEGMTLIYTTHYMEEAQRLCSRLAIIDGGRVIAEGLPEELIAAGDGCRNLEDLFLQLTGRQLRD; from the coding sequence ATGAATCTAGCCCCCATTCAGAGTGAGCCGGCCTCGGGGCCGGAAGTCGTTTCGGCGGCTGACCTGTTTTTTCGCTATCCGGGAGGCGCCCAGGCGGCGGTGGCCGGCTTGTCCCTCTCCGTTCCCGAGGGAGCAGTTTTCGGGCTGCTGGGGCCCAATGGAGCGGGGAAAACCACCACTATCGCAATGCTGAGCAACCTGCTGCGGCCCGCCGCCGGCAGTCTCAGGGTGTGCGGCGTCGACCTGATGCGCGAACCCCATAAGGTGCGGCGGCAGATCGGCCTGGTCCCTCAGGAGGTGGCCCTCTATCCGACGTTGACCGTCAAGGAAAACCTGCGCTATTTCGGACGCCTGTTCGGCATGGGGGGCAGGGATCTGAACCGGCGCATGGATGAGTGCCTGGACATGGTCGGCTTGCGTGACCATGGGGACAGTCGCATCGAAACCTTTTCGGGAGGTATGAAGCGTCGAGCCAATCTGGCGGCGGGCATCGTCCATCGGCCAAGGCTGCTGTTTCTCGACGAGCCGACGGTTGGCATCGACCCCCAGTCCCGCAGCACGATCCTGGAAAATCTCTTCCTGCTGCAAAAGGAGGGGATGACCCTAATCTACACCACGCATTACATGGAAGAGGCGCAGCGACTCTGTTCCCGGCTGGCCATCATCGACGGAGGGAGGGTGATCGCCGAGGGGCTGCCGGAAGAACTGATCGCCGCCGGCGACGGCTGCCGGAACCTCGAGGATCTTTTTCTGCAGCTGACCGGCAGGCAGCTCCGGGACTGA
- a CDS encoding ABC transporter permease, producing MNQFWATFCKDLLVLSRDRAGLLVLFFMPAVLVLVVSLVQNNILETTGKGGLRVLFVDADGGVLAEKVRKRLGAVESLKLVESVEGPSLSEATARRMVADGDYQFGIVVPAGSSRVFQHRAREQARDAFRKRRQGGSQVAMEPMPRLTVFFDPTVQGIFRTAVTSSLNQVLLGIETEEKGQELSRALNTALAARSGGFLVGGTILGERDLHRLLVEESLLSVIEQPASAKADLPMPNAVQQNVPAWALFGMFFIVVPLSGALLRERREGTLLRLTTLPVSYGVILLGKIAAYALVCMVQFGFMLAAGRFLLPLLGTPVLDLQGRLPAAFFLALCAALAATGFGLLIGTAARSYEQASMSGAVSVVVAAALGGVMVPVYVMPREIQSLSAFSPLSWGLGGFLEIFVRGGGVAEVTDNALYLLAFFAANLVVAWGIFHRQGRLGG from the coding sequence ATGAACCAATTCTGGGCGACATTCTGCAAGGATCTTCTGGTGCTGAGCCGCGATCGCGCCGGGCTGCTGGTGCTTTTTTTCATGCCGGCGGTGCTGGTTCTGGTGGTCTCTCTGGTGCAGAACAACATTCTCGAAACCACCGGAAAGGGCGGTCTTCGCGTGCTTTTCGTTGACGCAGACGGCGGTGTTCTGGCCGAAAAGGTGCGCAAGCGCCTTGGGGCGGTGGAGTCACTGAAGCTGGTGGAAAGCGTGGAGGGTCCCTCCTTGAGCGAAGCCACGGCCCGCAGGATGGTGGCCGACGGAGACTATCAATTCGGCATTGTGGTTCCTGCCGGGTCCAGCCGGGTTTTTCAACATCGGGCTCGGGAACAGGCACGGGATGCTTTCCGCAAAAGGAGGCAGGGCGGTTCCCAGGTCGCAATGGAGCCCATGCCCCGGTTGACGGTTTTTTTCGATCCCACGGTGCAGGGTATTTTCCGCACCGCGGTCACCAGTTCCCTCAACCAGGTGCTGCTGGGGATCGAAACGGAGGAAAAAGGGCAGGAACTGAGCCGGGCCCTCAATACCGCTCTGGCCGCCCGCAGCGGCGGGTTCCTGGTGGGAGGGACCATCCTCGGCGAACGGGATCTGCATCGCCTGCTGGTCGAAGAGAGCCTGCTTTCGGTGATCGAGCAGCCTGCCTCTGCCAAAGCCGACCTGCCGATGCCCAACGCGGTGCAGCAGAACGTGCCGGCCTGGGCCCTGTTCGGCATGTTCTTCATCGTCGTTCCCCTTTCGGGCGCCCTGCTGCGCGAACGCCGCGAAGGAACCCTGCTGCGTCTGACGACCCTGCCGGTTTCCTACGGCGTGATCCTGCTGGGAAAGATCGCCGCTTATGCCCTGGTGTGCATGGTACAGTTCGGTTTCATGCTTGCGGCCGGCCGGTTTTTGCTGCCCTTGTTGGGCACACCGGTGCTCGATCTTCAGGGCCGTCTGCCTGCGGCTTTTTTTCTCGCCCTTTGCGCCGCATTGGCCGCCACCGGGTTCGGCCTGCTGATCGGCACCGCCGCCCGCAGCTATGAGCAGGCGTCCATGTCCGGCGCGGTTTCGGTGGTGGTGGCCGCGGCTTTGGGGGGGGTCATGGTGCCCGTTTACGTGATGCCCCGGGAGATTCAGTCGCTCAGCGCTTTTTCCCCCTTGTCATGGGGACTCGGCGGGTTCCTGGAAATCTTCGTACGCGGTGGAGGGGTGGCGGAGGTGACCGATAATGCGCTTTATCTGCTGGCTTTTTTTGCCGCGAACCTGGTCGTCGCCTGGGGGATTTTTCATCGACAGGGACGCCTCGGCGGTTAG
- a CDS encoding phosphopantetheine-binding protein, protein MSYTLTLTLEQELKDLIIEACNVPDPPRDFRDDAPLIGPDSPLGLDSLDAVEVVVEVQKKYGVRIGGEDASRAILQSIETLAGFIRKEKGA, encoded by the coding sequence ATGTCTTACACGTTGACTTTAACACTGGAGCAGGAACTTAAGGATTTGATCATCGAAGCTTGCAACGTGCCTGATCCGCCCAGGGATTTCCGGGACGATGCGCCGCTGATCGGGCCGGATTCGCCTTTGGGGCTCGATTCGCTCGATGCGGTGGAAGTGGTCGTCGAGGTGCAGAAAAAATATGGCGTGCGCATCGGCGGAGAGGATGCCAGCCGGGCCATACTGCAATCGATCGAAACCCTGGCAGGGTTTATCCGCAAGGAAAAGGGGGCGTAG
- a CDS encoding beta-ketoacyl-ACP synthase III, with protein sequence MAVYITDLAAFLPNAPISNEQMEQVLGMVNQVPSRTRRIILRNNRIESRHYAIDPQTGQTTHTNAQLTAEAIRRLHPFPGFSTSDIECLGCGTSSPDQIMPGHGQMVHGELGGAPCEVMSAAGICMSGMAAMKYAYMNVALGLTRNAVAAGSELASTFLRSRLCDPVAPGRAEALEEQPVLSFEADFLRWMLSDGAGAAFLSDRPAADRVSLRIDWIDLVSFANELDTCMYAGATMNEDGLLTGWRDQPSRTEAAANGTFLIKQDVKLLNKEIVITAADRTLPRLMDRYGLQADQVDWFLPHYSSDFFRLQLYERMKTIGFHIPLERWFTNLAKKGNTGAASIFIILEELFHSGRIEKGQTLLCFIPESGRFSMCYMLLTAV encoded by the coding sequence ATGGCCGTCTACATTACCGATCTGGCAGCTTTTCTGCCGAACGCCCCGATATCCAACGAGCAGATGGAACAGGTTCTGGGCATGGTCAACCAGGTTCCCTCGCGAACCCGGCGGATCATTTTGCGGAACAACCGCATCGAGTCCCGCCATTACGCCATTGATCCGCAAACAGGGCAGACCACCCACACCAACGCCCAGCTGACGGCGGAGGCGATCCGCCGCCTGCATCCGTTCCCCGGCTTTTCGACGAGCGACATCGAGTGTCTCGGCTGCGGGACATCCTCCCCGGATCAGATCATGCCCGGTCACGGCCAGATGGTGCATGGTGAACTGGGTGGGGCTCCCTGCGAGGTCATGAGTGCGGCGGGAATTTGCATGTCGGGCATGGCGGCCATGAAGTACGCCTATATGAACGTAGCCCTCGGCCTTACCCGGAATGCGGTGGCGGCAGGATCGGAACTGGCTTCGACCTTTCTGCGCTCAAGGCTGTGCGATCCGGTGGCTCCGGGCAGGGCCGAAGCCCTTGAGGAGCAGCCGGTGCTTTCCTTCGAGGCTGACTTTCTGCGCTGGATGCTGTCCGACGGAGCCGGCGCCGCCTTCCTCAGCGATCGACCGGCGGCGGACCGTGTGTCCCTGCGCATCGACTGGATCGATCTGGTCTCCTTCGCCAACGAGCTTGACACCTGCATGTATGCGGGGGCGACCATGAACGAAGACGGTTTGCTAACCGGCTGGCGGGACCAGCCTTCCCGGACCGAGGCCGCTGCCAACGGCACCTTCCTGATCAAACAGGACGTCAAGCTTCTCAACAAGGAGATCGTCATCACCGCAGCCGACCGGACCCTGCCCCGGCTGATGGATCGCTACGGGTTGCAGGCCGACCAGGTCGACTGGTTCCTGCCCCATTACTCCTCAGATTTTTTCCGCCTGCAACTCTACGAGCGGATGAAGACCATAGGCTTCCATATTCCACTGGAACGCTGGTTTACCAACCTGGCTAAAAAGGGCAACACCGGCGCCGCTTCCATCTTCATTATCCTCGAGGAGCTTTTTCATTCCGGCCGGATCGAGAAAGGCCAGACCCTGCTCTGCTTCATCCCCGAAAGCGGCCGCTTTTCCATGTGCTACATGCTGCTGACGGCAGTTTAG
- a CDS encoding radical SAM protein — protein MRILLINPPNCGRSIPEESYGIDSLKQIFRGEPLALEVLAGNLPNHEVRILDLKVEPDALESEIAQFVPDLVGFTGMTCEANTMLRLAGQVRESCGAKVVAGGVHASNDPEFFNRSEIDFVVIGLGKKALRELVDALEKKEDTMSIPGIAATNPGRPLAWHHRDYSREDLVEDRPPRYDLVERYRPQYILPTLGLEMGFVASACGCPHDCAFCCIASITGGRYLTCSIETVLRDIRCLGNTPVIRLVDANTFGSPVHARHLAEAIRNAGIHKHYLADVRADTVVRHPELLQLWKDIGLRAVIIGFEEISDTVLAEMNKAGTAAVNREAIHILRQIGLTIIGDFIVSPDYDERRFDALATWTEANPIDLPMYTVLTPLPGTPLHAAMKDRITNHDLDYYTLTNAVVPTFLEERTFYEKFAELIKTGHAGARL, from the coding sequence ATGCGCATACTGTTAATCAATCCCCCCAACTGCGGCCGCAGCATCCCCGAAGAAAGCTACGGCATCGACTCGCTGAAACAGATTTTCCGCGGAGAGCCTCTCGCCCTGGAAGTCCTGGCCGGAAACCTGCCGAATCATGAGGTTCGCATACTCGACCTGAAGGTCGAACCCGATGCCCTGGAGTCTGAAATTGCCCAATTTGTCCCCGACCTGGTGGGCTTTACCGGGATGACCTGCGAAGCCAACACCATGCTGCGCCTGGCAGGGCAGGTCAGGGAAAGCTGTGGCGCCAAAGTGGTCGCCGGGGGTGTGCACGCATCGAATGATCCGGAATTCTTCAACCGGTCGGAAATCGATTTCGTGGTCATCGGCCTGGGCAAGAAGGCCCTGCGCGAACTGGTCGACGCTCTGGAGAAAAAAGAAGATACGATGTCCATTCCGGGGATCGCCGCCACCAACCCGGGACGGCCTTTGGCCTGGCATCACAGGGACTACAGCCGGGAAGACCTGGTGGAGGACCGGCCGCCCCGATACGACCTTGTCGAGCGCTACCGCCCCCAATACATTCTGCCTACCCTGGGGCTGGAAATGGGATTCGTCGCTTCGGCCTGCGGCTGCCCCCACGACTGCGCCTTCTGCTGCATAGCTTCGATCACCGGCGGACGTTACCTGACCTGCAGCATCGAAACCGTGCTGCGCGACATCCGCTGCCTGGGAAACACCCCGGTTATCCGACTGGTGGACGCCAACACCTTCGGCAGCCCGGTGCACGCCCGGCATCTGGCCGAAGCCATCCGCAACGCGGGCATCCACAAGCACTATCTGGCCGACGTCCGTGCCGATACCGTTGTGCGGCACCCCGAACTGCTGCAGCTGTGGAAGGACATCGGCCTGCGGGCGGTGATCATCGGTTTCGAGGAGATCAGCGATACGGTCCTCGCCGAAATGAACAAAGCCGGCACGGCCGCCGTCAACCGGGAGGCGATCCATATTCTCAGGCAGATCGGCCTGACCATCATCGGAGATTTCATCGTCTCGCCCGACTATGACGAACGCCGATTCGATGCCCTGGCAACCTGGACCGAGGCGAACCCCATCGATCTGCCCATGTATACCGTTCTGACCCCTCTGCCCGGCACGCCGCTGCATGCCGCCATGAAAGACCGGATCACCAATCACGATCTCGATTACTACACCCTGACCAATGCCGTGGTCCCTACCTTCCTTGAGGAGAGGACTTTTTATGAAAAGTTCGCCGAACTGATCAAAACCGGTCACGCCGGCGCCAGACTGTAA
- a CDS encoding pyridoxamine 5'-phosphate oxidase family protein, translating into MNGSDRITTLGTSGTDSSPNTAIIGSAFMTDEGQVWVGLGDNRTAANLRANPRAVLSIFRPGATILDWKGGRLYLELTALETEGDRFDQMIDRIRATAGRLAARSIHYLAVCRISEVRPLAELGSLKV; encoded by the coding sequence ATGAACGGATCCGATCGGATCACCACCCTGGGCACCAGCGGAACGGACAGTTCCCCCAACACAGCCATTATCGGCTCGGCTTTCATGACCGATGAGGGACAGGTCTGGGTGGGCCTGGGCGACAACCGAACCGCCGCCAACCTGCGGGCCAACCCCAGAGCGGTGTTGTCGATATTCCGTCCGGGAGCTACCATTCTGGACTGGAAGGGAGGTCGCCTCTACCTGGAACTGACAGCCCTCGAAACCGAAGGGGATCGTTTCGACCAGATGATCGACCGCATTCGAGCCACCGCCGGCCGACTCGCGGCCCGGTCCATCCATTACCTGGCCGTTTGCCGCATCTCCGAAGTGCGTCCCCTGGCCGAACTGGGCAGCCTGAAAGTATAA
- a CDS encoding alpha/beta hydrolase, whose amino-acid sequence MPERFIFTTDRELTFSEEIKNLEFQEVLFPTGDGHLLYGWYLPGSNKRQVILFFHGTATNLSHLAPVLEKFKCLDTGIFVFDYRGFGFSKGKPTEAGTYQDARGALNFLTHLGWQSDQIIYFGHSLGAAIALQLALEQPPAGLVLESPFTSIPDLIRHSYPRLFSALPWAFPPYYDNRAKIGSVEAPIMIFHGRRDTIVPPDMSSILYTLAAEPKSLHFMAEAGHNDLSSCGGEAYWQTWRQFLNRVAGDKRTWTGGYFCDPGRTFRIDERIRSDHHPGHQRNGQFPQHSHYRLGFHDR is encoded by the coding sequence ATGCCCGAACGTTTTATTTTCACCACCGATCGGGAGCTGACATTTTCTGAAGAAATAAAAAACCTTGAATTTCAGGAGGTTTTATTCCCGACCGGGGACGGGCACCTCCTTTACGGATGGTACCTGCCGGGATCGAACAAACGGCAGGTTATCCTTTTTTTTCACGGCACCGCCACCAATCTGTCCCACCTGGCGCCCGTCCTGGAAAAGTTCAAATGCCTCGATACGGGTATCTTCGTTTTCGACTACCGGGGCTTTGGCTTTAGCAAAGGAAAGCCCACTGAAGCAGGCACCTATCAGGATGCCCGCGGCGCCTTGAACTTTCTCACGCATCTCGGCTGGCAGTCGGATCAGATCATCTATTTCGGTCATTCCCTCGGTGCGGCGATCGCGTTGCAACTCGCCCTCGAACAACCGCCCGCCGGGCTGGTGCTGGAAAGCCCCTTCACCTCGATTCCCGACCTGATTCGCCACAGTTATCCCAGGCTGTTCTCGGCCCTGCCCTGGGCCTTTCCGCCCTATTATGACAATCGTGCGAAAATCGGCTCGGTGGAGGCCCCTATCATGATTTTTCACGGTCGGCGAGATACCATTGTCCCCCCCGATATGTCCAGCATTCTCTATACCCTGGCAGCGGAACCGAAATCCTTGCACTTCATGGCCGAAGCCGGGCATAATGACCTCTCCAGCTGCGGCGGCGAGGCCTACTGGCAAACCTGGAGGCAATTCCTGAACCGGGTGGCTGGAGACAAGAGAACCTGGACCGGAGGTTATTTTTGTGACCCTGGAAGAACTTTCCGCATTGATGAACGGATCCGATCGGATCACCACCCTGGGCACCAGCGGAACGGACAGTTCCCCCAACACAGCCATTATCGGCTCGGCTTTCATGACCGATGA